The Deltaproteobacteria bacterium genomic interval GCGCGAAGCGGCGGAGCTCGAGCTCGCGCGCGCGCACAGCGAGGCCTCGCTCGCGGTCGCGATCGCGCGCGAGCGCCTCGCCGAGGCGGAGCACGGCCTCACGATCGTGCGCGAGCAGATCCTCCCCGCGGCGCGCGATCAGTTCGACGCCGCGAGCGCGGCGCTGGCCGCGGGCCGCGGCGAGTTCGGCGACGCGATCGAAGCCGAGCGCGCGTGGTACGAGGCAGAGCTCGAAGCCGCGGAAGCGCTCGTCGCGCTGAGCCGCAGCGCGGCAGAGCTGAATCGCGCGCTCGGGAAGAGCGGCGCGGAGGACGTGCAATGAGCAGGACCCTAATCACTCTCGCCTGCGCGGCCGCGCTTTGCGCCTGCGCACCGGAGGCTTCCGAGCCCGCGCGAGTGCGCAGCGGCGCGCTCGCGCTCGAGGCGCGCGTCACCCCTGCGGCGCTGCGCGTGGGCGAGAACCAGCTCGAAGTCACGCTGCGCGATGCGAGCGGTGCGCCGGTGAGCGGCGCGCACGTCGAGGCGGACGTGCGCATGCACGCGATGGGCGCGATGCCGGAGATGGGCGGCCCCGAGCGAGTGAGCGATCTCGGCGAGGGGCGCTACCGCGCCGACTTCGGCCTCGAGATGGGCGGGACCTGGCAGGTGGAGATCACCGCACACGCGCCCGGCGGCGAGACGCTGCAGGCGGAGGGCTCCCTCACGGTCGGCAGCCCCGGCCTCCGCCTCGCAGCCGCGGGCGCGAGCGCTGCCGCGTCCCCCACGACTCTTGCGTCCGGCGAATCGCCCGGTGCGTTCTCGTTCCCCGCGGAGCGTCTCCAGCAGATCGGTGTGCGCACGGTTCGCGCCGAAGTGAAGCCGCTCGCGCGCACGCTGCGCGCCACGGCGCGCGTCACGTTCGACGAGAGCGCGCTCGCGGACGTGTCGCCCAAGGTCTCGGGGTGGGCGGAGAGCGTCGCGGTCACGGCAGTGGGCGAGCCGGTCGCGCGCGGCGAGACGCTGCTCACGCTCTACAGCCCCGACCTCTACGCCGCGCAGCGCGAGTACCAGCAGGCGCTCGCGAGCCGCGCGCGGGCCGAGGGCGCGGTGCGCGCCGAGCGCTCGGACGCGCTCGTGCGCGCGGCCGAGCGGCGCCTCGCACAGCTTGGGATCGCGCGCGCGGACGTCGAAGCGA includes:
- a CDS encoding TolC family protein, producing REAAELELARAHSEASLAVAIARERLAEAEHGLTIVREQILPAARDQFDAASAALAAGRGEFGDAIEAERAWYEAELEAAEALVALSRSAAELNRALGKSGAEDVQ
- a CDS encoding efflux RND transporter periplasmic adaptor subunit, whose translation is MSRTLITLACAAALCACAPEASEPARVRSGALALEARVTPAALRVGENQLEVTLRDASGAPVSGAHVEADVRMHAMGAMPEMGGPERVSDLGEGRYRADFGLEMGGTWQVEITAHAPGGETLQAEGSLTVGSPGLRLAAAGASAAASPTTLASGESPGAFSFPAERLQQIGVRTVRAEVKPLARTLRATARVTFDESALADVSPKVSGWAESVAVTAVGEPVARGETLLTLYSPDLYAAQREYQQALASRARAEGAVRAERSDALVRAAERRLAQLGIARADVEAIAQRTEPLQALPIRAPASGFVLEKNVVAGGAVSAGERLYRIAPSERVWLEAAIPESDLALVREGTRVRIALAGDTSAEPRAGRVARVLPQLTAESRTGAARIALAAPAPLRPDAWASVEIDVAASDGLAVPSSAVLRAGERSFVFVAKGGGRFEPRAVTLGFETADAIEIRSGLASGEEVVSEGTYLVASESRLRAALETW